A region of Lichenibacterium dinghuense DNA encodes the following proteins:
- a CDS encoding c-type cytochrome has product MLTRCAVATLALLASLAGAAADDAPAAGDAALGEKVFTKCKACHQIGEGAHNAVGPELNGLIGRKAASVDGYSYSEAMKNSGLTWDEATFKEYIRDPKAKVPGTKMSFAGLQKQSDIDNVTAYLKSFAPDGKKVP; this is encoded by the coding sequence ATGCTGACAAGATGTGCCGTCGCGACGCTGGCGCTGCTCGCGAGCCTCGCCGGTGCCGCGGCCGACGACGCGCCCGCCGCCGGCGACGCCGCGCTGGGCGAGAAGGTCTTCACCAAGTGCAAGGCCTGCCACCAGATCGGCGAGGGCGCCCACAACGCGGTCGGCCCGGAGCTCAACGGCCTCATCGGCCGCAAGGCGGCCTCGGTCGACGGCTACAGCTATTCCGAAGCCATGAAGAACTCCGGCCTCACCTGGGACGAGGCGACGTTCAAGGAGTACATCCGCGACCCCAAGGCCAAGGTGCCGGGCACCAAGATGTCCTTCGCGGGCCTGCAGAAGCAGAGCGACATCGACAACGTCACGGCCTACCTGAAGAGCTTCGCGCCGGACGGCAAGAAGGTGCCCTGA
- a CDS encoding response regulator, producing MSTNALKYGALSVPDGKVDVRWEIVEKRGTRWLSLDWAEHGAPERPVPRSDEPRREGFGSELIEGRIPYELQGRGRLVITPEGARCHFEFPLKGGASVLETGAPQRATVFGGVLDMTGEPDLRGGRILVVEDDYYQATDAARALRSAGAEVLGPCGNEAATREELAEQRPDAVLLDINLGNGATFKIAEILKDQGIPFVFVTGYDQVVIPAEFEGVTRLEKPVLPREIVGAAAKLLSGTS from the coding sequence TTGTCGACCAACGCCTTGAAATACGGGGCGCTGTCCGTCCCCGACGGCAAGGTCGACGTCCGTTGGGAGATCGTGGAGAAGCGCGGAACACGCTGGCTGTCGCTCGACTGGGCCGAGCATGGCGCGCCCGAGCGGCCGGTCCCGCGATCGGACGAGCCCCGTCGCGAAGGGTTCGGCAGCGAGTTGATCGAAGGCCGCATCCCCTACGAACTCCAAGGGCGCGGAAGGTTGGTCATCACGCCCGAGGGGGCCCGATGTCACTTCGAGTTCCCGCTGAAGGGCGGCGCGAGCGTGCTGGAAACCGGGGCGCCGCAACGCGCCACCGTGTTCGGGGGAGTGCTGGACATGACGGGCGAACCTGATCTCAGGGGTGGCCGCATCCTCGTGGTCGAGGACGACTACTATCAAGCCACCGACGCGGCGCGTGCGCTCCGGAGTGCCGGGGCGGAGGTTCTGGGCCCCTGCGGAAACGAGGCTGCCACGCGAGAGGAGCTGGCCGAGCAGCGTCCCGACGCCGTCCTGCTCGACATCAACCTCGGAAACGGCGCGACGTTCAAGATCGCCGAGATCCTGAAGGACCAGGGCATCCCCTTCGTGTTCGTCACCGGCTACGATCAGGTCGTCATCCCGGCGGAGTTCGAAGGCGTCACGAGACTGGAGAAGCCGGTGCTCCCTCGCGAGATCGTCGGCGCGGCGGCGAAGCTGCTGTCCGGGACTTCATAG